Within the Zea mays cultivar B73 chromosome 10, Zm-B73-REFERENCE-NAM-5.0, whole genome shotgun sequence genome, the region ttcgccgtcttccggggccaagcccgagtccgagccctgggtcgggcgaagcggagtttcctatggtgcctgaggccgggcctgactgcctgtcatcctcactctgtcgagcggcgcagcagtcggagcggcgcaggcggcgctgtccttttgtcaggccggtcagtggagcggcgaagtgactgcggtcacttcggctctgtcgactagagggcgcgtgtcaggataaaggtgtcaggccacctttgcattaaatgctcctacgatttggtcggttggcgcggcgatttggtcagggttgcttcttggcgaagacagggcctcgggcgagccggaagtatgttcgtcgctggaggggggcctcgggcgagacggagatcctccggggtcggctgcccttgcccgaggctaggctcgggcgaggcgtgatcgagtcctccgaatggaccgatccctgacttaatcgcacccatcaggcctttgcagctttgtgctgatgggggttaccagctgagaattaggagctttgagggtacccctaattatggtccccgacaattagtCATTTAGATAGCATTTTGTTCTAGAGTATGATGGGATCGTGGGATAGAGCCGTTCTACTCTCAATTTGTGGTTTGGACTGATTCTATGTAAGATGGAATAATTCTAAAAATAAAAAATTGTGTTTAAATGTTAAATCACTTGGCTCTTCAAAATTTCCTGGATGAAGTTGCTCTTGAAGACAGAACCGTTCCATTATAATTGACTCCGGAACTAAACGCTACCTTAGTCACATCTATGTTTCAAGCATAGTAGAGGCTATGAACTTGACATCAATTTGGGACAACCAAATAAATGCTGCAATTCAAGGATCTTTTTGGCAATAAATACAAAGATGCCAAAACAGTTTTTGGCTAGTGTCCCATGACATCTTTTCAAGTTGCATCTCCTATAGCTAATTCGAGCAAAGCAAACGCAGGATGTCTGTGCCCCATATGCATAAGAGCATCTCCTGTCCGTTTGCCAATTGCTTGTGGTTCAGTGCTTTTGTACTTGGAAGTTTTATTTCATCTTAACTAATGCAGTGAAGTGCAGAATGTATCTTCATCACCAAATGGTAAAAAGTAAAAAAGGAAACAATTCTGAATGTTGTCTTAAACACAGTGCGCAACTAATGCCACAAGCCACCCCAGAGCTAAAATCAAGATTAAATGCTCTAGAACAAAGTATAGCAGCTACCAAATGTCGTATTTTCATACTGAATGACTAATACCTCATTTTTTCACTTCTTGGAAATCTAGAGAGAGATTAGCAGCAGATGGCCTATTATAAACTGCCACTACGAATTATTGCTACTTCTACTTGAATCTAGATAACAGAACAAGTGGATTTCATGGCGGGGTGAGGCCAATATCACTGTTCTTCGCCGGCTCGATGCTGCTGCTGCCACCATGGTACCTCTTCCAGGGCTTGTAGTCCTCCCTTTCCAGCATCCGCTCCACTTCCTCGAACTGCAGGCCTTTAGTCTCCGGCACGGTGAGGAAGACGATGACGAGCGCCAGCAAGGAGACAGCACAGAAGAGGAAGAAGGTGGCCGATGTTCCGAGCGCCTTGGTCAGGGACAGGAACGTCTGCGTCACGATGAGATTGGAGACCCAGTTGGCGACGGCAGCGATGCCGCCGCAGATGCCCCTGAACCGCAGCGGGTAGATCTCCGAGTTGACAATCCACGGCACCGTGCCCATGCCGGGCGAGTAGGAGACGATGTACGCGCCCAGGCCGATCAGTGCCAGCCACCCGAAGTTGTTGGGGCACCCCTCCGTGTAGAACTCCCGGTGGTCTGCGCGGCACGCATGCCGAGACGCGTTGTTCAGCGCCAAGCACGCCCCCGGAAGAAGCTGCAACTCCGACGACATCGATTCCGTTAGGATGAACGTGCAGCAGAAACCTTACAGACAGCAACAAGAAATGGCGCACTTGCCTTGTCTCCCTGGTGAGCACAGAAGCCGCACGTGGACGCGGCCTTGAGGCAGTCCATGCAGCTCCAGCGGACGTTCGGGTTGAACTCGGGACACGTCTGGGTCTGGGTCTGGTTCTGGTTCGCCAACAGTCGGGTCTCCAGGTCGCTGACGGGTGGGGCGTGGTGTGCGGCGCCCAGGAACGTGCCGCCGAGCACGGCGAGCCACACGACGATTCCGACCAGGCTGATCAGCATCAGGCGCCTCCGGCCTGCCCTGTCCACGAAGAACATGCTGACGATCGAGCCGATGGCGTTCAGGCCCGAGGTGATGAGGGACAGTGCCATGGCTGTGTTGTTGGACGCATAGCCGGCCAGCTGCACGATCGTCGGGCTGTAGTACATGACGGTATTGATGCCCACGAACTGCTGCGCGACCTGGACGATGACGCCGGCCGTTAGCCCGCGGCGAACGACCTTGCTGCCCATCGCCTTCCTCAGCTTGCCCATGAAGCCACTCTCACCGATGGAGCCCTCAAGGAGCACCTCTTCTTCGACAGACCGGCGCATTGAGTCAATCTCTTCCTCGACCTCATTCGCAGGGTAAATCTTGTGCAAGATTGCTGCTGCTTCCTCTTTCCTGCCCTGTTTTGTTTCACCAAGAAAGTGCAAGTTGTCAGTATTTTCCTTCCCTTTCGCAGCATAATCCTTTCCTCGTGTTGGCATTGGATAATGACTCACTACATTATGTAGCTATCTATAAGGTACAGACAAAGATGTGGTATTTGAATCCAAAGTAATTCTTGTACACGAACTACTTTTTGTAATAAAAAAATACTACTACCAACCTTCCTGTAGAGCCATCTTGGTGATTCTGGCAGCATCAGCATCAGTACGAACTGGACCAGGGCAGGAACCCCTGCAATGCCAAGCATCCACCGCCAGGTCCCTGGCACCTGACACAGGCAATGGATGTAACATCAATTATTCCTTTTTCTTAATGAAAAGACAGGAGCTCTACCGCTCAATTAAAAAGAATCGAAGTTCAGATAAAGATGTGACACAGACTTTGCAAAACAATGTTTTCCAAACTTGTAGAAGATGACAAGAGTTGAATGTTTAGTTGAGCGGGGTACCTTAGTGAAGGCTAGATTGATGAGGTAGGCCAAGAACTGGCCACCAGTGATGAGAAGCCCATTTGTGCTCACTAGAGCACCTCTGATCCTAGCAGGGGAGGCTTCAGAGATGTACAGAGGAGCTGTCATGGAAGCCATTCCAACACCAAGACCAACAAATACCCTCCCAACAATGATAACTCTAGGTGTTGGGGAAAACGCCATGATAACGGCACCTCCAAAGAACAGTGCATCGGCAAGTATGATGGAAGGCCTCCTTCCAAACTTGTCGTTCATCCAGCCACCAAATGCAGCTCCAACTATAGCTCCAGCAACAGCCATACTGACTATTGTCTCCTGTTATTTGGACTAAACAGTGAGTCCGTGACATCAGATATCAACCTTGCTAGAATGTTAGTATTGTCTGAAGAAAATGTTAGATGAACTGAAGTTAAACTTGAACCACCGTGCATAATGGGAAATATTGTCATGTACCCTTAATACAGTGCTCTTTTCCACCGCAGCAAAGTCATCTCTAATGTACAGGAGGGCTCCCGATATGACACCTGGCAAGGAAAATGTCAATAAGGTGATAAATCAATCAGCTACACTAAACTTCTTGAGTATGTAAATGAGATGATATGGCAGGCGGGAAGTAAGGATGTCAACGTTTTTAAGCACAAGCACAACATGCAAGATGTACTACAGGATTAATATCATCATGACAGTTGTAAATAGAAAGGAAAATTTTCTGGATTTCCATCAGAATTTCAGGGTGTCGGATAAAGGTTAAAAGCAATTCCTCTTGATTTCTTCAGTAATTTTAAGAAAGATATATTGAGTAATTGGTGATCCATAGTTGAAACTAGAACATTTTGCCCTTCAGTATATATTCATGTCATTTGGCAGGTTTATTGTGTTTCAATGCAGTACTAAAATCTCAACTATGAGAAAACCAATCACAGGAGTGGATTGAAACATCTATATATATCAGCTATGGTTACCAGCTATTGCTACAACAAAATGCCTTGAAACAGAAGTCCAGCATCGATCTCTATAACTTGTCAAGTTCAGATACCTGTATCATATCCGAAAAGAAGACCGCCAATGCCAGCAGACAGGACAAGTTGAAGGATGTAAGGCTGTGTCCAGGACAGCCGCAGGCACTCCTTGAATTCTGCCTTGTCCGCTACAGTCACACCGCCCTCCATTGATATCCAAGTTTAAGTTGGTGTAGGTACTCGGTCCGTCGTCCACTTCACTGTACCAGTGAAACGGGAATTCGTGGGAGTTAACATGAACGACACAGGCTTTATTAAATCGTGCTGGAATGGAAGTGCAGATTGCGACGGTTCAGTAaagcaaacatcaaaattttatttatttatatatacggCCATAATAGCGTACGAAATTATGAGCATCACGATCAATCTGAACAGGCCGATCCGCATCTGTGGTTTAAAATCTCTGGCGAAATGAAAAGCGGGGATCGTATAAAGACGCTTTTACATGAAAAAGACAACTGTATTTTGCAGGCATGTTACATGTTGCGATAATCCTATCTTCTGGATGGCAAAACAAGCGGCCTGCATTGCAGAGAACTAGTGCATCTTGTAGCCATAAACCATGATCCCACTGACCAAACCATGGCGAAAGGTATAAACGAAATCTTAGGCTACCAAGCAGACGGGACCGAATCTTATAACTATACGATCAGgctatcaaggaaaacaaaaatcaGACGGAATCTCGTATAACGATACGATCTTCCATCGCAAACTAACGAACCGAATCTTATGGAAACTAGGATCTGCAGAAGGAACCGCGCGCACACTGACCCCAGAACAACCACCCCTCCCGTAGCCGTACTTCCCGTGAAACCCCTTCACATTCTTGAAGAGGAGGGAACGAGTAAAAGGCAATCATCAAAATCCCCGACCCCTCCACACGGAAgaggacgaggaggaggaggaggaggaggaggagaacgAGAACGGAATGCCAGTAGCGGCGCAAGCCAGAGGTCAGTGCCTCACCGACAGAGAGACGAAGGAAGCGATCAAAACCCCTCTTTCGCCAGCGCCGCACAGCAGAGAGCCGAGACTATCTCCTCCCCCCGAGAGAACGAAGACAAGTGGCAGCGTCGCCGTGGACGTTCGctttagggcatgtacagtggtgtttaatgtgggggctcttaaggtgttttagggggttatttgcaaaataatcttagagccgtctctccgtgaagagacgcctctggctcgtaaaccaagtaacaacagacgcctcacttcccactgtacgaatttgtcgtctattctatcgatctgatgctatacaaatacatttaattctgtatttattaatagactacgtttatagacactccattgtacaatatagtctcttagttgtctcctgtgcttggagaaccgttttggtgtctctccactgtacatgcccttatgGCGGACGCCTCTTCGCACACGCGGTGTTCAGTGCGGCCCGGGGCGGGCGCGCTTGGCTTGGCCGGTCCCGTCTAGGCGTCTTGTGCTCTCCTCGGCGGGGTGCTGCGACCCGCCGAGTGGGTAAAAGCAGCGGCCGCGAGCGCAGGCTCGCCCGTATTCTGGCTTGCGCCGCGGTCCAGCCCGTCAGTTTTCGCCTGCGCGCGATCCTTTTGACCAGCCCGGATCCGACCGACTTTGCCCGCGCGGCGGGTCGGGCATGGCAGGAAGTCAGGAACTAAGGCTATCCGCACTCGTGGAAcctaaatttctactctaaaaaGAATATTTCATCCTGATCAGCAAGATTCTCTACTCTATACCATAATCTTCTGCGTTCATGTTTACTCTACATCTCAACTCTATACCAACTATCacatattttatattattttttccCCATTCAATCGCTTGCATGCGGCCGCGCCAGCTGCTGCCCTCTGCGTCTGTACTGCCGCGTATCAGGAGTGGTGGGGCCTGGGTTGCATGCAACGACGCGCGTGTGCATATAGAGTAGAATCCGTACAACGTTGGCTATAGCGTTTCTCTGTCCTCCCCCTTATTTTGTCGTTGCTCACCAGTCTCCCGCTGCAGCAGTTTTCGATACGCTAAAACTGCCCCGTGGCAGTAGCGTTCGCCGTGCAGTCGCCGAGTGCGGCTAGCCTAAGGGCTGCTGCGCTGCGGTGCCAGAGCCTCCAACAATACTAAATGGGTGTCTTAAATTGAAATATAGTACTCTAAATAAAAAAATACTCCAACaatattttattttataaaatttGAATAAAAAGTTATAAGACACACTCTCAGATGTCTCAAATATACTATAACATAGTGATTTATCTTATAATCTAGATTTAAGGTTTACTGTTGGAGTGAGATGTTTTAATAATACCCCAAATTTTATAAAATATATTTAATTTTAAATTATAGAATATTATTGTTGCAGTTGCAGGCTTGAAGAAGCACGCAACTTCCTGGATCGGCTGCCCAAATTAGCATACGGCACGGGGCGTGGGTTATTGCGAAAAGAATAAAGACTGTCGGAACCGTAAAAGTTGCTACACATATCCAAAACTGAGCAGTAAGTGTTTTGACATTTCGGAGTAAAATCCTTCAGGAACTGTATCATCAATCGCGTGCCTTCGCTGTACTTTGCGTTAAGAATTGGAAAAAAGGTCCTCCATCCTAAGTTCTAAGATATTTTAGCTTTTAGAATCAAGATATACTACTTTTTTATACAGTTAAAATATCAAGTTTGCCTAAATTTATATACTAGAACAATACTATTTATAACATCAAGTAAATAAAAATTTGTTTCTTCATTAATTAAACTAGAATATGGAGCGCCCTTACGGGCGCCCTATCCAAATAACCGTGTGTTCTAGAAAAATTTAATTAACTATTTTTCAAGACTTGAGCAGGAATAAACAATAGGCATAAATCCAAAGTTAATAAATGCACCTTTAAGTGATGAAGAATGCATGAGAGACAGCTTTGAAGAAGTATTTTGGGATCTAAAAACATAAAGATATATACTTTTTTCTAAAAAATCAGTAATCAAAGATATAAATATTTGCATGAAATTAACATGCCCGCTAAACACCTCTTCCCTAATAGTAACATCCATCTCCTCCACCACACACCTGGAGATCAACATTGCTACAACCCTCCGAGGATGAGTGTAGGCAACCATGAATGAAAAGGCCACCACCAACTCCAGATAACCAGAGATGTTCCAGACAAGAAAAAAACAATCATTAATAAGAAAAGAAGCAATTATCAGGAATAAGTTCAACTCAAACCATAGGAAATGCACTTTTACCAGGGAAAACCTCGATTGTCAAAAACCATCGCAGAATACAAGTTACTAAACACAAGCTATATATAAGAAAAAATGGTGCTGGACAGAATAGATTGTCTTGGTAAAAAGATAGAATATTTTGCAGGAGCTATGCCCTGACTTGCACTGTGAGTGAAGCAAATAGCTGTTGAAATTCGTTTGATTTTGCTCCCACAACAGCTTGTGCAATCAGTTATAGGAAATATAAAAAATAGCTTGATAGAAGAGGAAAGCAGAGAGCTCTTACTTCTTTTTAGATTTAAATCACTTTCTAGCTGAATATTAAGAAAATCATACATCTTCTTCCAAAAAAATGATTAGACTGATAAAATATTCACATGAACCATAAAAAAGATCTTTACAGTTCCAAAATGGACATCTAAAAAAAACTTTATAGCAGAAAACAAAAGAAATAAGAAAACCATGTAGAGCAGTTGTTCCTTTTGAGTTAAAGAACAAATTTCATGCCTTTGCTACTGATCGTCATTATCCTAGTGTGCATTGTTAAATCATGAATACATATGAAACTGAAATAATGCAAGGATACATTCTCTAGAAGTCTAACAGAGAAGGATTTGGTTGTGATCAAATCTTGGTTCCTTTTTCCATGCCAGCTTGTTTCTTCTCCAAATACCTTTTACACCTCATGTTCCTCATGTTCTTCATGGTTAACAGTAAATGCAGAATTCCTAACTGACTGAGATATTAGTAACCAGAAATTACCTCCAAAATAAGACCTTTAAGCAAAGTCAATAATAAATTTCCAAAGCTTAGCTATTTACTCTCTATGGTGAAAAACCTTGCCTACAAACGTTTGCAAGCAAAAAAAACTATCTAGCATTCCTTACGGGGAGAGGAAAACACATCCTGTAAATACAAAATTTTAAGTAAACGCTGAATGCCTGAGCCTCAGTTGAGGCGAATCTAGGTGTATGTTTGCTTTTTAATGAAAATAAATCCACCAATTCTAAATTGGTCTAGATTCAAGAAAAATACTCCAAAAGCTCCCCTTTCAAATTCCGACAAATGCTCAGCTCTTTCACAAGGAAATGAGGTAacaaaaactatatatatatatatatataggtataGTATTAAGAGCCCTAGGCTCTCAATTACTAGAGAAAGCCCTAGTCTAATATCTTTAGTTCAGTCGTGCCACCACAAGCCATTTAACCCATCCGCAAACAGGCACCCACGGCCCATCTTTGGTCCAGTAAATTCACCTTTCTACCCCGATCAATTCACACCATGTCGACCACAACCCTAACCCTATCCCTTTCGACGGTTCCACTTGCACCCTACCCACAACCCCATCCATCGTAACCCGCCGCCGCCGCGATACACGCAAATCCTGCCGGCGCATCCAACCCCGCCCGACGTGGACGCCAGAGAGGTGCACGACTGCCGCAACTCGTGGCACTCAGTGTGGTGGTCGTCCAAGCTcgtcctctggctcgtcctcaaCGCCTTcagtgtaacacccggattttaggggtccaaaacccgggcgctaacataaacaccaggtatgctgggaccaagtctcacacatatgatgtaaagtggcacaggatcgaatgtcacatctttatatataacaggagttctatacaaaataaataattacattataaggagacaacggtccagcaacccaaagttgactgggagacgacgacctagaccactcacgaactcattgcaacatcctccatgagcatcatcctgcagtacctggtcttgacctgtggtgtatgtgagacagcaagagtgagctcacatacgttcatcgctcaacaagttgtggggaataatgtgcatgaactcgccaaaggtgagagctcacgtgaagtgtaaggcttaccaaagaagatggttagagctgagcattgcttttaaagttggtcaaaattttattagcagttactaagtataagtaaataccaacccaatagtagaacaaaaagtaacaacttcacctgcgatgcaatgcatatgacaaattgagtttaagttccataatttaatcatcagagagtcctgagctgctcatgaccgtgagctcggctagtataccagttttacactctgcagaggtggtaccctttacccacaagtcatgttacccatctgccaagagatcgcgacttcccatacacctctaccgaggaggcgaggcagggtaacactacgaggcctttacaaagttccactagcttcagaaaacccgctacagtttataggaagctccaatgcaggaatcccttgcaggaccgccatcacagcaaaatcctcccgagggcctccccaggaatcccttgcaggaccgccatcacagcaaaatcctcccgagggccttcccaggaatcccttgcaggaccgccatcacagcaaaatcctcccgagggcctccctacactgaccactcccctactgcccttgcccctttcgggtaaggtagtcctccactagctttcctaattagtcagccaagggcgtcccattaaacccttgtggtggcacgtggttctcaagttaagctctatgttccaattaacatttaatgatcttgtcatgaacataaatagaataacaacataattggaacatagatgtaatgaaatattaacccaaaaccatataaagcagtagcagaactacccaagtgatccgggggtaaacaaggtattcaggatgaacaaactagggtgacctattgggtcccatcaaaattaacctatgcagatcattatgattaatccgaacatgagtaggtaaaagaagtgatcaagggcacaacttgcctgggacttgagattccaggtaccaggatgatcttcagatgactcgtgacctcacgcgagtcgtagcaatacaaacaaacatggtataggaaaaattaacattacaccaaacatatatgcaaaatacataataataatctacacattaaaataaaattttaggaacaggaatcataattttttttttggagttatagattctaagatatgaattt harbors:
- the LOC100383930 gene encoding probable inositol transporter 2 isoform X1 yields the protein MEGGVTVADKAEFKECLRLSWTQPYILQLVLSAGIGGLLFGYDTGVISGALLYIRDDFAAVEKSTVLRETIVSMAVAGAIVGAAFGGWMNDKFGRRPSIILADALFFGGAVIMAFSPTPRVIIVGRVFVGLGVGMASMTAPLYISEASPARIRGALVSTNGLLITGGQFLAYLINLAFTKVPGTWRWMLGIAGVPALVQFVLMLMLPESPRWLYRKGRKEEAAAILHKIYPANEVEEEIDSMRRSVEEEVLLEGSIGESGFMGKLRKAMGSKVVRRGLTAGVIVQVAQQFVGINTVMYYSPTIVQLAGYASNNTAMALSLITSGLNAIGSIVSMFFVDRAGRRRLMLISLVGIVVWLAVLGGTFLGAAHHAPPVSDLETRLLANQNQTQTQTCPEFNPNVRWSCMDCLKAASTCGFCAHQGDKLLPGACLALNNASRHACRADHREFYTEGCPNNFGWLALIGLGAYIVSYSPGMGTVPWIVNSEIYPLRFRGICGGIAAVANWVSNLIVTQTFLSLTKALGTSATFFLFCAVSLLALVIVFLTVPETKGLQFEEVERMLEREDYKPWKRYHGGSSSIEPAKNSDIGLTPP